The following proteins are co-located in the Apium graveolens cultivar Ventura chromosome 5, ASM990537v1, whole genome shotgun sequence genome:
- the LOC141661037 gene encoding uncharacterized protein LOC141661037 has product MMWSYNTTPRSTTGETPFMLTYGYEAMVPVKVGLGSLRRDRYTEEDAEVNQRLHLDLLEETRENSQLRLAAYQQRVERYYNKKVKGQLLKMGDLVLRKVIPNTKNPQHRVFGANWEGPYKIKAILWKGTYHLEDMERKLVPRAWNAEHL; this is encoded by the coding sequence ATGATGTGGTCCTACAACACTACTCCacgatctactacgggagaaactCCGTTTATGCTTACTTATGGCTATGAAGCTATGGTCCCCGTGAAAGTTGGTTTGGGATCGCTTCGCAGAGATCGTTACACGGAGGAGGATGCAGAGGTTAATCAAAGACTTCATTTGGATCTCTTGGAAGAAACAAGGGAAAATTCTCAGCTGAGGCTTGCAGCATATCAGCAACGTGTCGaaaggtattataacaagaaggtaaagggacaATTGCTGAAGATGGGAGATTTGGTGCTTAGGAAGGTGATACCCAACACGAAGAACCCCCAACATagagtgtttggagctaattgggaaggaccatataagATAAAGGCCATCTTGTGGAAAGGGACTTATCACCTTGAGGATATGGAAAGGAAGTTGGTTCCGCGAGCGTGGAACGCGGAACATCTCtga